Proteins from a genomic interval of Polaribacter sejongensis:
- a CDS encoding T9SS type A sorting domain-containing protein, with the protein MEHIIKKIVLFITFIACINLNAQLYKVDRFSSEVSVIENQIKFNNNQFSKIDYINSLADYLPKTGINHTEAVLVSGSKELLATTIIKKNITLNYYQGDKQVSSVIATETEGGIYNHFKAICNRFNGVSLDSVNTILIKEHKLIKTKISSVSGETEYTLSFSINTHRKEHELFSFWNIDQYPTGNYQNYFIWGSSFAQVYSIANYIIEQHTEKNNLKSTLVTKVLPNVFVKNGTYSNGIVHLNLVNRTQEKSVNFVGNIAETEISEHVKVANTFSLSGGYNEVLSIQTGVLFDIGFYLETSSSTQKDDLYLAGGTWGLDYLKEYVMVSNFEVHTFERELKEDVYEVERSVKAVGEVKGNVNLFRHLLPENKTLNVDKYDFLNFNIKNNEPIEIIIMSNGDRDWKNRLRYTIPANLEEKFYSISFLDFVDGRGNKAVIKDIKTIVFSIIGDYTNYKPFNFDINKIAFTVNNDLSTDDFTSEKNNNLINYPNPFTNFTTIQLPFTSNSILIQVYDIMGRVVDVQNISTNSSSIKVKYIAPQLKKGVYKYRLIDDKKNQHFGTFIVN; encoded by the coding sequence ATGGAACATATCATAAAAAAAATAGTACTTTTTATAACTTTTATAGCATGTATAAACTTAAATGCTCAATTATACAAAGTCGATCGATTTAGTAGTGAAGTAAGTGTAATAGAAAATCAAATAAAATTTAACAATAATCAGTTCTCTAAAATTGATTATATAAATTCTCTAGCTGATTATTTACCCAAAACAGGAATAAATCATACAGAAGCGGTACTTGTTTCTGGTTCTAAGGAATTACTCGCAACTACAATCATTAAAAAAAATATTACTCTAAATTATTATCAAGGAGATAAACAAGTGTCATCTGTTATAGCTACTGAAACAGAAGGCGGTATTTATAATCATTTTAAAGCAATTTGCAACAGGTTTAATGGCGTTAGTTTAGATAGTGTTAATACTATTTTAATTAAAGAACATAAATTAATAAAAACTAAAATTAGCAGCGTCTCAGGTGAAACAGAATATACTTTAAGTTTTTCTATTAACACACATAGAAAAGAGCATGAGTTGTTTAGTTTTTGGAACATAGACCAATATCCTACAGGGAATTATCAAAATTATTTTATTTGGGGAAGTTCTTTCGCTCAAGTTTATTCAATCGCAAATTATATCATAGAACAACATACTGAAAAAAATAACTTAAAAAGTACTTTGGTAACTAAGGTATTACCTAATGTTTTTGTAAAAAACGGAACTTATTCTAATGGTATTGTTCATTTAAATTTGGTAAACAGAACACAAGAAAAATCCGTAAATTTTGTTGGGAATATAGCAGAAACTGAGATTTCAGAGCATGTTAAAGTGGCCAATACGTTTTCTTTGTCAGGAGGTTATAATGAAGTTTTATCAATACAAACAGGCGTTTTATTTGATATTGGTTTTTATTTAGAAACTTCTTCTTCTACTCAAAAAGATGATTTGTATTTGGCAGGTGGAACATGGGGTTTAGATTACTTGAAAGAATATGTAATGGTTTCAAACTTTGAAGTACATACTTTTGAAAGAGAATTAAAAGAGGATGTATATGAAGTAGAAAGAAGTGTAAAAGCAGTTGGAGAAGTAAAAGGTAATGTTAATTTATTTAGGCACCTTTTACCCGAAAATAAAACTTTAAATGTAGATAAATATGACTTTTTAAATTTTAATATAAAAAATAATGAGCCTATAGAGATTATAATTATGTCTAATGGAGATAGAGACTGGAAAAATAGATTACGTTACACGATTCCGGCTAATTTAGAAGAAAAGTTTTATAGTATTTCATTTTTAGATTTTGTAGATGGCCGAGGAAACAAAGCTGTTATTAAAGATATTAAAACAATTGTATTTTCTATTATAGGCGATTATACCAATTATAAACCTTTTAATTTTGATATAAATAAAATAGCATTCACGGTTAATAATGATTTGAGTACAGATGACTTTACATCAGAGAAGAATAATAATTTAATAAATTACCCAAATCCCTTTACAAATTTTACAACTATCCAATTACCATTTACTTCAAACAGTATTCTAATTCAGGTATATGACATAATGGGGAGGGTAGTAGATGTACAAAATATAAGCACAAATTCTTCTTCTATAAAAGTAAAATACATTGCACCTCAATTAAAAAAAGGAGTTTATAAATACAGATTGATTGATGATAAGAAAAATCAACATTTCGGAACCTTTATCGTCAACTAG
- a CDS encoding tetratricopeptide repeat protein, with protein sequence MKFLYSTLIFFLFFSIQSFSQDMQEGFTYLETGKYKEAEVFFKDILKEYPTNKTARLCYGRAIGLNGKATAAVTLFTNLLEDYPTDFEVKLNYAESLLWSKNYPDAKVYYQKLLKENDKSFAALLGYANTLSNLKEFDAALINVDKALGVLPGNPNALVSKKYMRLGLASKKVSNQKYEEAETILKENFTSFKDDKETLLNLANLYLISKQIEKAKNTYEIIGKKPEDKLISLNGIALAHHLDGDDKTALTVSKTALKSIDKNTSETLKNQTTERYIQALIWNKKYTSAKTEIDKLLDDNKNPENWMLSLRATLNIYKSDFKKSIADYNLILKKDSASFDGNLGKANALKASGFYNNAYKSAENTLTFYEKQKDASNFIKELDLSFTPFVETKYSYSYDNGDNEANAYDLKAEVLFSTKFKILANYNFRTTLNNQIDSLKATTNNLLLGVSYQLLNNLTLKGSFGITSSDSESKKYNQLLTDISLNIKPFKLQSLELGYKRDVQNFNAALLNDEIVQNNLILNYSLNTNFNLGWFTQYYYTWQSDENVRNLLFTSLYYNIFAKPSIKAGLNYQNISFKESKDNYFSPSKFNAVEIFVNLIKDETAAKKKEWFYGLTAATGLQYIENDDAQSTYRVQSNLGYKFSERALLNIYGLQSNIASAAASATTTASFTYTEFGIRFKWIFLKKPLYKK encoded by the coding sequence TTATATTCTACACTTATCTTCTTTCTTTTCTTTAGTATACAAAGTTTTAGTCAAGATATGCAAGAGGGCTTTACCTATTTAGAAACAGGTAAATACAAGGAGGCCGAAGTTTTTTTTAAAGACATATTAAAAGAGTATCCTACAAATAAAACGGCCAGACTTTGTTACGGAAGAGCTATAGGTCTAAATGGTAAAGCAACTGCTGCCGTAACACTTTTTACCAACTTATTAGAAGATTACCCTACAGATTTTGAAGTAAAACTTAATTATGCAGAGTCTTTGCTTTGGAGTAAGAATTATCCTGATGCAAAAGTTTATTACCAAAAATTACTAAAGGAAAATGATAAAAGCTTTGCTGCATTATTAGGCTATGCTAATACCTTATCTAATTTAAAAGAATTTGACGCTGCTTTAATAAATGTAGACAAAGCCTTAGGCGTACTTCCTGGCAATCCTAATGCTTTGGTTTCTAAAAAATACATGAGATTAGGATTGGCAAGTAAGAAAGTAAGTAATCAAAAATATGAGGAAGCAGAAACCATTTTAAAAGAAAATTTCACTTCATTTAAAGACGATAAAGAAACGTTACTAAACCTTGCTAATTTATATTTAATTTCTAAACAAATAGAAAAAGCAAAAAACACTTATGAAATTATAGGTAAAAAGCCAGAAGATAAACTTATCTCATTAAATGGAATAGCTTTAGCACATCACTTAGATGGTGATGATAAAACAGCATTAACTGTAAGTAAAACAGCGCTAAAAAGTATTGATAAAAACACCTCTGAAACCTTAAAAAATCAAACCACAGAAAGATATATTCAAGCTTTAATTTGGAATAAAAAATATACGTCTGCCAAAACTGAAATTGATAAACTATTAGATGATAATAAAAACCCAGAAAACTGGATGCTTTCTTTAAGAGCAACTCTAAACATCTATAAAAGTGATTTTAAGAAGAGTATAGCAGATTATAATTTAATCTTAAAAAAAGACAGTGCTTCTTTTGATGGAAATCTAGGAAAAGCAAATGCTTTAAAAGCATCTGGTTTTTATAATAATGCATACAAAAGTGCAGAAAATACACTAACCTTTTATGAAAAACAAAAAGATGCTTCTAATTTTATAAAGGAACTAGATTTAAGTTTTACGCCATTTGTAGAAACCAAATATTCTTATTCTTATGACAATGGAGATAACGAAGCAAATGCATACGACCTGAAAGCTGAAGTTCTGTTTTCTACAAAGTTTAAAATTTTAGCAAACTATAACTTTAGAACAACTCTTAATAATCAAATTGACTCATTAAAAGCCACTACAAATAACTTATTGTTAGGTGTTTCTTATCAATTACTAAACAACCTAACCTTAAAAGGTAGTTTTGGTATTACTTCTTCTGATTCAGAATCAAAAAAATACAATCAACTATTAACAGATATTTCACTTAATATAAAACCTTTTAAGCTTCAAAGTTTAGAATTAGGGTACAAAAGAGATGTTCAAAATTTTAATGCAGCATTACTGAATGATGAAATTGTACAAAATAATCTTATTTTAAATTATAGCTTAAATACCAACTTTAATTTAGGTTGGTTTACACAATATTATTATACTTGGCAAAGTGATGAAAACGTTAGAAACCTCTTATTTACTTCTCTTTACTATAATATCTTTGCAAAACCTTCTATAAAAGCAGGGCTTAATTATCAAAATATTTCTTTTAAAGAATCTAAAGATAATTATTTTAGTCCGAGTAAATTTAATGCAGTTGAGATTTTTGTAAACCTTATAAAAGATGAAACTGCAGCTAAGAAAAAAGAATGGTTTTATGGTTTAACAGCTGCTACTGGTTTGCAATATATAGAAAATGATGATGCTCAAAGTACATACAGAGTTCAAAGTAATTTAGGGTATAAATTTTCTGAACGTGCTTTATTAAACATCTATGGTTTACAAAGTAATATAGCTTCTGCTGCCGCATCAGCGACTACAACAGCAAGTTTTACATATACTGAATTTGGAATCCGATTTAAATGGATTTTCTTAAAAAAACCATTATATAAAAAATAA
- a CDS encoding LytR/AlgR family response regulator transcription factor — protein MNCIIIDDEKMARAIIKTLCNEVKSLNVVEEFSGAIEAMKYLIENTVDLIFLDIHMPGFSGLDFIKTLKNPPKIILTTSDPKFAIEAFEYDFIVDYLLKPLGLPRFKKAILKAETKTISINEPKKEVVESKKVDNDFYINIDRRLIKIDLPSIYLIEAKGDYIKIKTETKDYTVHSTLKKIEEKLPESLFLKIHRSYIINIKKIIDIEDNSVLIKKDVIPVSRSKRPELMKRLDLL, from the coding sequence ATGAATTGTATTATTATTGATGATGAAAAAATGGCAAGGGCTATTATAAAAACCCTTTGTAATGAAGTTAAGTCGTTAAACGTTGTTGAAGAATTTTCTGGCGCTATTGAAGCCATGAAATATTTGATAGAAAATACGGTAGATTTAATTTTCTTAGATATTCATATGCCTGGTTTTAGTGGATTAGACTTTATAAAAACCTTAAAAAATCCACCTAAAATTATCTTAACAACTTCAGATCCTAAGTTTGCCATTGAAGCTTTTGAGTATGATTTTATTGTAGATTATTTATTGAAACCGTTAGGATTACCTAGATTTAAGAAAGCTATTCTTAAAGCAGAAACTAAAACGATTTCTATTAATGAGCCTAAAAAAGAAGTTGTTGAGTCTAAAAAAGTTGATAACGATTTTTATATTAATATCGATCGTAGATTAATAAAAATAGACTTACCAAGTATTTACTTAATAGAAGCTAAAGGAGATTATATTAAAATAAAAACAGAAACCAAAGATTATACAGTTCACTCTACACTTAAAAAAATAGAAGAGAAGTTGCCCGAATCCCTTTTTTTAAAAATACATCGTTCATATATCATTAATATTAAAAAAATTATAGATATTGAAGATAATAGTGTTCTTATTAAAAAAGATGTAATTCCTGTTAGTAGGTCTAAACGTCCAGAATTAATGAAAAGATTAGATTTACTTTAA